TTAGTTATGCCGAGCGGCGTGGACTACAGCGAATTGGGGGGAAGTCTTCCAGCCATTGCTTCTTTGAATGCCTCGTATTCCCAGGCGTCTCTCTCCCTTCCCTCCACTTACTACGCCCCGCTGCCCCCGGGAGAGAGGAAAGCCTTCTCAGACGTACGCCGAACGTTCTGCCTCTTCGTTACGTTTGACCTCCTCTTCATCACTCTGCTCTGGatcattgaattaaatgtgagtttttattttgtctcCTTGCCCAATGCTAATCATTTTTCTCTGTTGTTCAGTTTGTACTTCCTTTTTAACTTCGCCCGTAGTCGCGTGGGGTGAATTTTACAGTTGATTGTACGTGCCTGTTTCACTTCCTCTGATGAAAATAGAGGCGTGcgaaatttgcatattaaatatattttgaacttttataattttagcatttttaataataaaataataaacaataaaaaagataaTGCAGATGTTCagataaatatgtaaataaatatttctgtatatttaacTGCACATACACGTGTAACAAACATAtggttaaaaacatttaatacccaaaatatttatatagtttaatacaaattaaagaCTCTTTATAGAATTTTGTAGCCTATTTATGGAAAATAGTAATACAAatttgtgtacataataaaattatatattatactgcatcaaaaagaaaatgtgaatattcatataaatgtgcaaatatatatattttaatacattttatataagtaAATGCACGCatacacatatttttatttacaaatataaatggttaaaatatatttatgcagttttgtagcctatttatggaattaataataatataaatatgtacataaacctctttttgtaatttaatatgCGTCTTTAGCATGTGACATTTATAACGGTacatttatgtgcattttaaggttttttaatgaaatattgtaGGAAAGGATGCTTGGTTTgactttctctctgtctctctcagatCAGTAAGAGTATATGGACCAGTCTTGAGAATGAGGTTGTTCACTACAACTTCAAGTCATCTTTCTTTGATATCTTTGTAAGTATCATAAAGCGAAAGCCTTGTTACTTATTGATAATAAAAGATGGTACATTTTTATAAGTGACTTCACGACTCTATTGTTTtgataagtctcttatgctatTCAGTCATGAACACGCAAACACGCGCTTAACTGTATAAAATATTAACCATTAAACCATTCCAGTTTtgggattttattttttgtttgataaaGCATTAGTCTGTTTATTTAAAGCTTATAGAGCATGAGGTGTGAGAAATTGCGATTCACACAGTTTCTGTCTCACTACTGTCACCCACTTTAGCATGTGACATCAATAGATGTAGTCGTCCCCTACAGCATTTCTTGTACAAGCAAGTTTTGGGTGGATTTGGGGTATTAAAAAGGCCTCGTTATTTATTGAAGCTGCTGTCATACCTGCAAAAACAGTGATGCCATGATCCTAGAAACATGTCGAAACTCTTATATTTACTAAGAATCAGCACTGAACAGTCATTGTTAAATCTTCAGTTATTACTTTATAAGCAAtaatctctctctttttctcctttGCTTGTTCCCGCTCAGCTTTTAGCTGTGTTCAGGTTTCTGTGTTTGCAGCTTGGTTATGCTGCGTTTCGACTGAGGCATTGGTGGGTCATTGCGGTAAGAAAGACCTCACCCTATATAAATCTCAATATTTGCATTTTCTGTAAACattatagaaaataataatattactgtatatatttttcttttaatatcggtggtgaaatatgacttttaaaGGCTTGGATATAATCATTGGCTTTTATTTTCTCCATTCTCAGATCACTACTCTGGTGACCAGCGCCTTCCTCATCGCCAAAGTTATCTGGTCAGATGTAAGATAGTTCATGTTTTgtctttaaattaatttaagtgAAGTCACATAGTGTTTGTCTcatctgttttattatattgttgtgATAACAGAAATGGGTGTAGGACGTCATAGTTCCCTCTTGTTTTTCTCAGTTGTTTAGTCAGAATGCTTTTGGTTACGTTCTTCCCATCACCTCGTTTGTGGTGGCATGGTTAGAAACCTGGTTCCTGGATTTCAAAGTTCTCACACAGGAAGCAGAAGATGAGAGAGGTGAGAGAGCTTTTTACAAGAAGAAAATTCAGGGCTGTATTGAACTGACACAAATCAGTAATAACAGCATTTGTTCATAGGGCATGTTTTGTAGATGATTGTAGCTCAAAGTGCTTCATAAACAAATTAGTCATAAAACCATCCTCTAAagctaaaatattacattatttgtcAGTAACATACTtctcaaaataaatgttcagaCATGCAGTTTGTTAATGTTTATGGGATTTATAACTTGAAAATAGCAGAAGCTTGATGGTAGgttatatattttctgtttagttttttgttgttgttttttccccctgaagGTGACTTAtaatattaatctttttttgttgttttttgtttttaccaaaaactgtctgaaatgtttttttttgtagttgtttttttcatgacattttCCCAGTCTCTCAAAGGCTGTTAGGATTACGCAGTTTGAAGTAGAAGTTTTTTGCATCTGTATCTTCAAGAAAtgtaaattaagaaattatgatTGAAATTATGGTTAAAAATTTATGATTGGCtgacctttttttttcatgtgagaTTAGTAAAAACATCCGAGATGTATGATAATACTAAACTTTATTGTTCTATGCAAATGTAGATCATATGTTAATAAGTTTATGGTTGTGAGCGAGTCTGTTTGGCTTTTTAgtttcaaacaatgttttggGTGGACTGGGAAACTTTGCATTGTGAACATCTGAGTATGTCTGCAATAGTACAAGCTcaaaaagaggaagaaaaatccctttttgtcattttaatattgttgtggTCATGTGAAGTCACATTACTTAAAGCTGTGGGAAGGGAAACATGCTCTGCTTTTTTCTAGAGATGCTCACTCAGACTGTTACTGACATTTGGGAAAGTCCTCGCACTACAATGATGATCTGTCACTTTCTCATCTCCTGCAGTGTATCTGGCAGCAGTTAATGCTGCATGTGAGCCGGCCCCTCTGATCTGTCCTAGACCCGTGTCTGACGGACAGTTTTACTCCCCGCCGGAGTCCCTGGCAGGTAACACCATTCACTTTCTTTCCAATGCAACTCATTGtatgtttttgctttatttcccgcctaatgtttgtgtttgtcctGTAGGTTCGGATGAAGACCTTGATGAAGAGGGTCTAGGCAGGAAAGAACTCACAGAACAAGTAATCATAtgcttattttctttcttttcattatGTTTGGATGGaagaaatgtttgaaaatgacaATTTCTGTGTGTCCAAAAGTAATAAGaaccatttatttcataaaaagcACAGCAGATCATTTTGTccaatcacttgtttttaaggACAAGCAGTTTATACGACAGGGACGGGAGGCCATGGCTGTGGTGGAACAGATACTGACACAAGAGGAAAACTGGAAGTTTGAGAAGACTAATGTGTGTAGACCTCCATGCTTGCAGTCTTTATTTGTTTCTGGTTGTGTTATTGGTTTAATATGATGCGTTTCAATTCTTAGGAGATGGGCGATGCAGTATATACTCTTGAAATCCCGTTCCATggaaaaacgtttattttaaaGGTATGTTCCCTCTGTATAATGAGTCTTTTTGTGTctttatgtttgtatatatacAGAATCAGTCACTGACCTGTGTTTTGGGTGTTTTAGGCACTCTTGCAGTGCACCGCAGAGCTGGTGTATCAGGAGGTCATTTTGCAGCCGGAGAAGATGGTGCAGTGGAACAGAACAGTGTCTGTTTGTCAGGTACACATATACTCACAGACACCTCCTCCAGTAATGACAGCTGAAACACATGTGGGAGTGAGTCATGTGTTAATAGTTAAGACACGTGCActtcaaaatgtacaaaaaataataatatcatcCCTTCAtctttactactagttttaacatgaaataaacatgaattaacatctcgtgtaatcgctcaatcagtgtttcgaGCGTCAttaaacagcttgtaaacaaaatgtaccgtagcatttaatttacctcaggcaagtcatCAGTGCCCACAGCGCGTTATTTGCTAGGGAAATGAAGTCTAGAGAAGATCATTTCACTAAATATTAGACTAATATGCTTATTGTAATGTTATTAGActaacattatattttactttagcTGTTAGTGATGTCtcaattatttaatgtatgtttaaacaAGTTATGACCGCCACTGtgtaaatttatatttcaacaacaaatagaaattgtataatatagaagttaatttaaaaactgcattatgtgcagtttattaatatttgaatacGAATGTTTAATTTGAGTGTTGActattatagttaaaaataaatggcaattgaatttaagtttgggctctgttgttaattgtaaccttataataatgtaataggTCTCTCTATAGTTTAGAGCagaagctgaggtagatttATATACCTAAgaaatttttaattgtatttgaaTTTATGCTGTACCGTAACCATAACGAACCGTGGCGTAAAAACCGAGGTACATACCGTTACACCCCAGTCCtaagtgtcacataatccttcagaaatcattataatatgctgatttgctggtcaatgttgaaaaacattttgctacttaatatttttgtggaaacagtcaCAGTTTTGTCAGGATTCttaagttaaaaagaacagcatttatttaacaaaatattgttttataacaatataaatgtctattactgtcacttttgatcatccttcctaaaaaaaaaaagtattcatttctttcaaaacaaaattttCACTCCAAAtggttgtgtatatttatatttacttcGATTTACCTTTTATGATGGATGCTTATGTTTTTCCAATCAAATAATCATTTGTTAGTCACTGGATGTTATTGCATAATGGAGAACTAAATGTATATGTTAAATAGGTCACCTTTTGTTTTGACCTGGCACACAACAGGTGTGCTTTGACAGGGTGATATTTATGCCGATGGCCCAAATTTGAATCCATTCCTATTGTtggcaaaaataaaacactacgaagctgcaaaaataaaatgggTGTTTTTGTGGGATGGTTTTGAGcctttaatcattaaaaaagcCTTGAAGAAGCTGTTTCTAAGTGTCCTGCATACACTGTCATTACAGTTAATGTtctctctgtgttttttttatttttattttttttatctgtctaCAGATTTTACAGAGAGTGGATGACAACACAATGGTGTCATATGATGTTTCTGCAGGAGCCGCTGGAGGTGTCGTGTCTCCCAGGTGAGAGAGTGCTTACGAGTTCTTGCTTAAGTCTgtttaacatgttaaaacagagcgtatttgttaatttttagCTGTTTTGTTTGGCTGTACTAATTATTGAGAAGTCAAAGAgttcaaactgtttttttatgttcttgATCTTCAGGGACTTTGTGAACGTTCGTCGGGTGGAGCGTAGGCGAGACTGCTACATCTCTGCAGGAATGGCCACCAATCACAGCAGTAAACCCCCTCACAGTCGCTACGTCAGGTCTGCTTGAATGCAAAGCATTTTGCTTCGTCAGCCAATAAAAATTGAGAACTTAAAGCTGTAAtctgaactctctctctctctctctctctctcagagggGAAAATGGTCCTGGTGGATTTGTGGTTTTGAAATCTAGCAGTAATCCTTCAGTTTGCACCTTCATCTGGGTCCTCAATACAGACCTTAAGGTAAGAGCTGCAGTTACTGCCAGTTTGTACATTTCAGCCATTTAAacacattcaaataattagtgtttttaattagGTGTTTTTAAATGGAAGTATTTTTGGAATATTTGGAATTAGAGATTTGAAAAACCTTAACGTTATATCATTAAGTAACTTCATTGTAAAGTCATCCTGCACCATTTGTGTtacagacatgaatgatacCTCACATTATGCAGTTCTTTGAGATGTGTGCTATAACATTTTGAAGCTTTCAGATTTATGATTTTTGTCTGACGGATGTTAAAATTGGCAATGATTAAAATTACGTTGAACCATATCTAGAAATTTGGGGCTTGGCTCTATTGATTTGGAccagttaataaaaaaaaaagaataaacaaaaaaacaaagataattgtgactttttctcTCAGAAGTCTTTTTTTGCTCTggattgcaagatataaacacaattgcaagttaaaaagtctgaattgtaaaaaaaaatttttcacTTTCTTCTTGCAATTTCGAGtttctctcaattctgactttttcttgcaattgagTTTTATCCAGCATTTCTGacttgtgaaatataaacttgcaatttgTGAGATACAATGTCTAAATTCTGCTATTTTCTTACAGTTGTAaatttatatcatgcaattccaactttgtaactcagaattatgagatgtaaactcgcaattgcatgGAAAATAATTTAGAATTGTAAGAtacctttttttattcagtggcagaaacaagcttccatagaaAACAGAGAATGGGGTTGTGGCAAAAAACGTAGCATGAAGTAACTTCATTGTGGCAAAACTTCAATACCCATAATTGTACTGGGCTCGATCAGACTATCTGTGAGTGGGAAtacaaaaatgcagaaatacgACCTGTAGTTTTCACAAAAGCCTTGGAGCTGTCAAGTGTATGCCAGATGACGCGTTTTACATCGTTAATAATAGATGGTATTTTGGAGCAGGTAACGCAGAAAAATTCACATTGTTCTTTTACTACTGAtattaacaaaacaaatctgcttgaaaatctgcaaatttaccaaaacaccctagcaacattCTAAAAAACGGACTACCTTTGCAACCATAGAGCAGTAATTTGTGTGCAGACtgctcattttcaaaatatgtaatgaaatgataattacattttttaatataaatattagggctgtcaattgatttaaaatttttaatctaattaatcgcaaattatatttggctgtgaaaatacccccaaaagattatttaaagctatttttgtgttaaatgagaaagtattaagtagacattacaaatagtagttttagaaagaaatgttttatttgattcaacataAAATTTATTCACAAACTTTTAGGCAACAACGGCCTAACATaaatggaacataaaagaagatcaTTTGAGAAACACAGGGGGGGTTTTTTCGttcatgcaatgaaagtcactagtaaccaaaacagctttgttaccaACCATCTTCAGAGAACCTTTTTTTATGTTccaaagaaagtaagtcattcaggtttgagtaaatgatatacattttgtttgttcatatatatatatatatatatatatatatatatatatatatataaaataaattatatacaacataattttaaaaaatttgtgtgaactatccctttaaagttttttccttttattaaagtaaaactgccagcaggtggcggtaatTCGTTCGATCTGTTCAAaaggctgattcattcaggaataaaGTAAATagctctctttatgaatgggccTTTGAATAATTGATTCACACAATTCGTTCAAAACATGGATTtattcagaaactaaacaccACTGTTTCGCTTGGAGATGCACAAcaattctgctgtggctttaaattataggtaatatttttgttggcaaaactgagcaaaaacaggcaatattgtgtttaaaatataacacagtattaattttttatttactgaactgttgtataaaatcatatttgcaCTCGTGCTATTCGGGACAAACAGCACTCGTGTGATAGGTATTGCTCTCGCTGCTCGTGTTATATCGCTTATCGTGAGACAAAAACTCATTCagaagcttctttttttttttttgcccaaatAGCTTGAATAACTGCATTAACTGCATACCTGCTTTTATGGAgttgccctgcatcatatttgtcaacagtcaactgtatatgaaatgtaagatgacATACCGGTCTGGGGGCGGGGCCAGTGCGTtaactgcattaaaatattttaatcgcgttatttttttcataactaattaagttaacgtGTTAAACGGACAAccctaataaatatattttgtataatatataaatatatttcatttatttatttcttaattttcttCATACAGGGGCGCCTCCCACGTTACCTCATCCACCAATCACTGGCCGCCACCATGTTCGAGTTCATGTCTCATCTCAGGCAGCGTATAAACGAAGTTCACGTCTCCTACCGGTGATCTCTGGCTTTGACTCTTTATCCAGCCACAGTTTACATCATGGTAACTTCAAATTACACTGTGCCATATTCAAACCACAGCTGCCATGAGGAGATACAGCATTCTGTTCGACTGGCGGGAGGTTGTTACGGCTGTCTGCATCTACGAAACTTTGACTGAACGTTTGGCTGCACTTTACACTGAAGTTAAAGTTTATATATGTACTACTGCAGCACATGGACATGAGATCATAACTCATACTGTCAAACCACACAAGAGCTGGAAACATGAACAGGAAGTTATCAGAGAGCAGCTTGTGGTGTGTAGGAAATCAGGGGATATGGATTAGGCCTAAAACCACTGTTGCCCCCCTAGTGAATAGGACTGAAGTCTAGGACGGTTTCTATATTCTGAGCCAAATACGATGTGGTTTCTCATTCTGCTTTTACTTATGCCTTAAAcgaacatgcacacacattcatactaattataattattgttttagttCTTATTATGGTTTGCAATTGACTCTTGTGGCCATTCATCTGCAGCATAGATCAGCGTCCTGCCATGTGTATGATCATTTGTCTAATAATGTAAACGGTTAAGAATTTGATTGCATAGTTACTTCTTAAATCAGCATAACCGGTTAACTAGGACCCAGACTATCTGTATAAAAGATGATGcaacaaaaaagcaaacatttgcgcTTGGTTTTATTCTGTAAAAACTGGTTCAAAGCAGCTCAAAATCCATCTGAACTGAACCTTGTGTTGAAATGcgtgcattttttttctcttctttctgTATTGCATGTCAGTTTGTTTTCTCACAGAGCATTACtgtcaaaagttttttgttatACACTCATGTTTACCACATTCATACAGGGCATAGCAATTTATAAACGGGAAACTAAGGCATAGTCACCGGTTGTTTGATTAGTATTCTCTCTAATAGAAATGTGAATGTGTCTTACATTAGTTGCCTTGAAGCAAGCAAAATACTTATTGGTTTTAACAGAGAGGAAAGACACTTTTACAGGGTATTTGACTTCCTTTTAAGGGACGACACGTTGAAGTTAGTTTATCAGTGGTATCGTGAATGatgttgagatttttttttttttaaacagtcttGTTCTGTACTTTGTTTTGCAGCCTTCTTGGCTTGTACTTGTGTGCCTTTGTTACAGTTTCCCTCACTGAAATCACTAGTTGTTGTCtaattatttagatttattttgtaTCTGAACACTTTTTTGGCCTCTATGGACTGTAACCACATTTGTTTGTGCAGAGCCTTTTGCAGTTCACGTCACTCATGATTCAGGTTCTGTGTGAATGATATTTTTATACTGATTTACAGTAATATGAGGCTATAAAGAATTTTGTCATGTTACTCAAAAAAtcatgatttgtttttaaatgaacatttaataaaaCTAACAAACAGTTTATACTGGATGTGTGTTTCCTGTTTCAGATTTATAGTTAATTAAACAACGACACCCAAAAGTGAATAAACACTTTTGAAAGTCTGAAAtgtcaataaaatatattacatgaatattttgtatttggcaaaaaaacaaaacaaagtcaaGCATTTTTAATAGAATCagataaatcagaaaatatatttatattgctgTAAGTGTCAGggggaaaacacacacacacatacatttttatatatatatatatatatatatattagggctgtcaatcgattacattttttaatcgcatgattgtcatgagttaacccgtgattaatcgcaacttaattgcacatttttatttgttctaaatgtaccttaaatgaatacttttcaagtttttaatactctaatcaacatgggcatggaccaatatggatgctttatgcaaatgtatgtttattattattgaaaccatagtcagcatagagcatgaagactagacatgtttcaTAGGTCATAGaagtttttcaaagaacttgttaatgtctattagacacatgaaaaaagcaattccaggttcccattacttctctttctttcaaaatgtacatttattattagatttgtttgcctctctgtgcccacatactttattttgatgcagctaaattctcaataaaactgttttcattggtgtattttactgtttctgttgtcagacaacagAATGGATATGAAATAGTGACCATTCTggctacataaccagctctcctttccaagatgttaatc
This portion of the Onychostoma macrolepis isolate SWU-2019 chromosome 19, ASM1243209v1, whole genome shotgun sequence genome encodes:
- the stard3 gene encoding stAR-related lipid transfer protein 3, with product MPSGVDYSELGGSLPAIASLNASYSQASLSLPSTYYAPLPPGERKAFSDVRRTFCLFVTFDLLFITLLWIIELNISKSIWTSLENEVVHYNFKSSFFDIFLLAVFRFLCLQLGYAAFRLRHWWVIAITTLVTSAFLIAKVIWSDLFSQNAFGYVLPITSFVVAWLETWFLDFKVLTQEAEDERVYLAAVNAACEPAPLICPRPVSDGQFYSPPESLAGSDEDLDEEGLGRKELTEQDKQFIRQGREAMAVVEQILTQEENWKFEKTNEMGDAVYTLEIPFHGKTFILKALLQCTAELVYQEVILQPEKMVQWNRTVSVCQILQRVDDNTMVSYDVSAGAAGGVVSPRDFVNVRRVERRRDCYISAGMATNHSSKPPHSRYVRGENGPGGFVVLKSSSNPSVCTFIWVLNTDLKGRLPRYLIHQSLAATMFEFMSHLRQRINEVHVSYR